The Sinorhizobium fredii USDA 257 region CAGTTCCGCGACATCACCTTTCCGATGCTGCTGCCGATCTCGGCCGCCGTCGTTTTCATCCGGCTTATCGAGAGCTACAAGATCATGGACACGGTCTTTGTCATGACCGGCGGCGGCCCGGGCGTGTCGACAGAGACACTGACGCTGTTCGCCTATCAGGAAGGCTTCAAGAAGTTCAACCTCGGCTACACGTCGGCCCTGTCCTTCCTCTTTCTGATCTTCATCACGGTGATCGGCCTCGTCTATCTGGCGGTGCTCAAGCCCTATCTGGAGAAGCACAAATGAGCGTGCGCACTCTCAAGGGAAAGCGGCGTTGGCTGGCACTCGGCGGCTGTTTGCTCTGGCTCGCCTTCACATTGTTTCCGCTCTATTGGGTGGCGATAACGTCGTTCAAGACGCCGCTTGCCGTTGTCGGGGGGCCGACCTATCTGCCGTTCGTCGATTTCGAACCGACGCTTACCGCCTGGAACGAGCTCGTCTCCGGCGCGCGCGGCGCCTTCTACAACACCTTCGTCGCCTCCCTGATCGTCAGCCTCTCGGCTGCGGTGCTTGCGACCGGCATCGGCGCCATGGCCGCCTACGCGCTCGTCCGCTTCACCTTTCGTTTTCGGCTGCTTTCTGCCCTCATCTTCGTGGTCGTCGCCTTCGGCGGTTTTCTGTTGGGGCAATACGCACTCGGCTTCGGCCAGGGAATTTCGCTGATCTATTCGTTCATCGCCGCGCTCGCTCTCGCGGTGATCTCCAGCCGCTTCCGCCTGCCGGGGCCCGAACTTGGCAACAACGACATCGTCTTCTGGTTCGTGAGCCAGCGCATGTTTCCGCCGATCGTCGCCGCCTTCGCGCTCTATCTCATGTACACGGAAGTCGGAAAGCTCGGCTTCAAGCTCGTCGACAGCTATATCGGGCTGACCTTCGCCTATATCGCCTTCTCGCTGCCGATCGTCGTCTGGCTGATGCGCGATTTCTTCGAGGCGCTGCCGATCGAGGTGGAGGAGGCGGCGATGGTCGACAACGTGCCGTCCTGGCGGATCTTCTTCGGCATCGTCTTGCCGATGTCGAAACCGGGCCTCATCGCGACCTTCATGATCACGCTCGCCTTCGTCTGGAACGAGTTCCTCTTCGCGCTCTTCCTGACGAGTTCGAAATGGCAGACGCTACCGATCCTGGTCGCCGGGCAAAACAGCCAGCGCGGCGACGAGTGGTGGTCCATATCGGCCGCCGCACTTGTCGCGATCATCCCGATGATGATCATGGCCGGAATCTTGAGCAGGTTAATGCGGTCGGGCCTGCTCCTGGGAGCGATCAAGTGACTGCGTGCTTTTTCTAGATTTTTGCAAGGTTCACTCAGAGGGAGGAAAAAATGAGGAAACTTCTGCTCGCATCGACTGCTGCCGGTCTCTTGACCGCGGCGGCCAACGGAACTGCCTTTGCCTGCGACCCGGACTTCAGCGGCGTGGAACTCACCGCCACCACGCAGACCGGTCCCTATATCGCTTCCGCGCTTCAGATTGCCGCCAAGGGTTGGGAGGAGAAGACCTGCGGCAAGGTAAAAGTCGTGGAGTTCCCCTGGTCCGAGCTCTATCCGAAGATCGTGACCTCGTTGACCGCTGGCGAGGACGCCTTCGACGTCATCGCCTTCGCGCCTGCCTGGGCGCCGGATTTCACCGATTTCCTCGCCGAAATGCCGGCGGAGTTGCGGCAGGGCTCCGCCTGGGAAGACATCGCGCCGGTTTACCGCGAACAGTTGATGGTCTGGAACGGCAAGGTCCTGTCGCAGACCATGGACGGCGATGCCCATACCTACACCTATCGCATCGACCTTTTCGAGAACGCCGACAACCAGAAGGCCTTCAAGGAGAAATACGGCTACGACCTGGCGCCGGCCAAGACCTGGAAGCAATATCTCGACATCGCCGAGTTCTTCAACCAGCCGGCGAACAACCTCTGGGGCACTGCGGAAGCCTTCCGCCGTGGCGGCCAGCAGTTCTGGTTCCTGTTCAGCCATGTGGCCGGCTATACCAGCCATCCGGATAACCCGGGCGGCATGTTCTTCGACCCGGATACGATGGATGCGCAGGTCAACAATCCCGGCTGGGTGCGCGGCCTGGAGGAATATATCCGCGCCTCGAAGCTCGCGCCGCCGAATGCGCTCAACTTCTCCTTCGGCGAGGTGAACGCCGCCTTTGCCGGCGGACAGGTCGCTGAATCGATCGGCTGGGGCGACACCGGCGTCATTGCCGCCGACCCAAAACAGTCGAAGGTTGCCGGAAAGGTGGGATCGGCGCCGCTGCCCGGCGCGGATGAGATCTATAATTACAAGACCAAGAAGTGGGACAAGTTTGATCAGGTCGTGCAGACGTCCTTCATGGCGTTCGGCGGGTGGCAGGCAGCCGTGCCGAGCTCCTCCACGAAGCAGGAAGCCGCCTGGAACTATATCCAGTATCTGACAAGCCCCGAGGTCTCGGCGCAGGCGGCCATTACCGGCGGTACGGGTGTCAATCCGTACCGACTTTCGCACACCACCAATCTCGAACTCTGGTCGAAGATCTTCTCGGAGCGCGAAGCGAAGGAGTATCTCGGCGCGCAGAAGGACGCGGTTACTGCCAAGAATATCGCTCTCGACATGCGGCTGCCCGGTTACTTCTCCTATACCGAGGTACTCGAGATCGAACTCTCCAAGGCACTTGCCGGTCAGGTGACGCCGCAGCAGGCGCTCGATACGGTGGCCGAGCAATGGAACAAGCTGACCGACGAGTTCGGTCGCGACAAGCAGCTTGCCGCCTATCGCTCGTCGATGGGCCTGCCGCAGAAATAAGTGATCGATGCCCGCTCCGGCCATCCGGAGCGGGCATCGCATAGGCGTCGGGCAGCCGGCGCCTCTCTTTCGCAGTGCATTCCCGGCTTTGGCCATGGGGTCTCGAGAAAGGCATTCGAATGTCGCAGGTCCGCCTGGAACAAGTTACCAAATCCTTCGGCAGCGTTGCGGTCATTCCGCCGCTCGATCTTTCGATCGCCGACCGCGAGTTCGTCGTTCTCGTCGGTCCGTCCGGCTGCGGCAAGACGACGACGCTGCGAATGATTGCCGGGTTGGAAACCGCGTCTTCCGGCACGATCCGGATTGGCGAGCGGGATGTCACCGATCTGCGTCCAGGCCTGCGCAACTGCTCGATGGTGTTCCAGAACTACGCCCTCTATCCGCATATGACGGTCGCCGAGAACATCGGCTACGGCATGAAGGTACGCGGCACGCCGAAGAGCGACATCGAAACATCCGTGGCGGAGGCCGCCCGCATCCTGAACCTCGGCGCCTATCTTAGCCGCAAGCCCAGCGCCCTTTCCGGTGGCCAAAGACAGCGCGTCGCGATCGGTCGGGCGATCGTCCGTCAGCCTGACGTGTTCCTCTTCGACGAGCCGCTTTCGAACCTCGACGCGAAGCTCAGGATCGAAATGCGAACCGAGATCAAGCTTCTGCATCGGCGGCTCCAGACCACTGCCGTCTATGTGACGCATGATCAGGTCGAAGCGATGACCATGGCGGACCGTGTCGTGGTGATGAACCAGGGGCGCATCGAACAGGCTGCCGATCCGATCACCCTTTATGAGGCGCCTGCCAATCTTTTCGTTGCCGCCTTCATCGGCGCACCAAGCATGAATTTCATCGAAGGCATTCTCGAACGCGGCGATGCAGGGCTCATGTTCCGGGCGCCCGGCGATGTCGCCTTTCAGCTTCCGGACGAGCGGGCCCAGAAACTTGGCGCCCATATCGGCGAGGCGGTCGTGCTCGGCATTCGGCCCGAACATACGATTGCGACCGATGCAGCTCTTCCGCGGATCAAGCTGCAGGTGCGCGATATCGAGCCGCTCGGTCCGCACACGCTGGTGATCGGAAAGGCGGGATCGGCATCGTTCACCGCGCAGGTGCACGCTGCGGCGCGCATTTCGCCGGACGACGTGATCGAAGTGCCGATCGACATGGCTAAGGTCCATTTCTTCCTGAAGAATACGGGAGAAGCCGTCGGGCGGTGAACGGTGCCCACACCCGACACGCCGTCCTCAGTTCGATCGTGCTCCATGGCCGAATCCCGAAAATGCTGAAATATTGCCTTCGCTACAGGTGATGAGGAAGCGCCCGATGGCCGAGTTTAGAGTGAAGACGAG contains the following coding sequences:
- a CDS encoding extracellular solute-binding protein; amino-acid sequence: MRKLLLASTAAGLLTAAANGTAFACDPDFSGVELTATTQTGPYIASALQIAAKGWEEKTCGKVKVVEFPWSELYPKIVTSLTAGEDAFDVIAFAPAWAPDFTDFLAEMPAELRQGSAWEDIAPVYREQLMVWNGKVLSQTMDGDAHTYTYRIDLFENADNQKAFKEKYGYDLAPAKTWKQYLDIAEFFNQPANNLWGTAEAFRRGGQQFWFLFSHVAGYTSHPDNPGGMFFDPDTMDAQVNNPGWVRGLEEYIRASKLAPPNALNFSFGEVNAAFAGGQVAESIGWGDTGVIAADPKQSKVAGKVGSAPLPGADEIYNYKTKKWDKFDQVVQTSFMAFGGWQAAVPSSSTKQEAAWNYIQYLTSPEVSAQAAITGGTGVNPYRLSHTTNLELWSKIFSEREAKEYLGAQKDAVTAKNIALDMRLPGYFSYTEVLEIELSKALAGQVTPQQALDTVAEQWNKLTDEFGRDKQLAAYRSSMGLPQK
- a CDS encoding carbohydrate ABC transporter permease, translated to MSVRTLKGKRRWLALGGCLLWLAFTLFPLYWVAITSFKTPLAVVGGPTYLPFVDFEPTLTAWNELVSGARGAFYNTFVASLIVSLSAAVLATGIGAMAAYALVRFTFRFRLLSALIFVVVAFGGFLLGQYALGFGQGISLIYSFIAALALAVISSRFRLPGPELGNNDIVFWFVSQRMFPPIVAAFALYLMYTEVGKLGFKLVDSYIGLTFAYIAFSLPIVVWLMRDFFEALPIEVEEAAMVDNVPSWRIFFGIVLPMSKPGLIATFMITLAFVWNEFLFALFLTSSKWQTLPILVAGQNSQRGDEWWSISAAALVAIIPMMIMAGILSRLMRSGLLLGAIK
- a CDS encoding ABC transporter ATP-binding protein; protein product: MSQVRLEQVTKSFGSVAVIPPLDLSIADREFVVLVGPSGCGKTTTLRMIAGLETASSGTIRIGERDVTDLRPGLRNCSMVFQNYALYPHMTVAENIGYGMKVRGTPKSDIETSVAEAARILNLGAYLSRKPSALSGGQRQRVAIGRAIVRQPDVFLFDEPLSNLDAKLRIEMRTEIKLLHRRLQTTAVYVTHDQVEAMTMADRVVVMNQGRIEQAADPITLYEAPANLFVAAFIGAPSMNFIEGILERGDAGLMFRAPGDVAFQLPDERAQKLGAHIGEAVVLGIRPEHTIATDAALPRIKLQVRDIEPLGPHTLVIGKAGSASFTAQVHAAARISPDDVIEVPIDMAKVHFFLKNTGEAVGR